The Temnothorax longispinosus isolate EJ_2023e chromosome 12, Tlon_JGU_v1, whole genome shotgun sequence genome includes a window with the following:
- the LOC139822991 gene encoding salivary protein Tsal2A-like: protein MLLITCKRSSLIMLAVIPFLACYITWTIANPINPDAGCTISTQYKVGDLKEPQPLLLKRDGKRATIWYPDNDNGTLRIFAGGSIYLACPGKDNYLKNRTWGNEVEAVCIEGKVFDVNGVRQYFSSLVCKSHPEHHAKYTSSPPCLGRHSPIEIGFNVSGTFIRTIELCRDEKTYTTYYTKFKMTKMIGSYQRSYPRPGKFLAGNFYSGIDVDYLYRFETQLDTLARILNSTKLAEERLKKSVQFLSRGHMVAKADFVYGAQHRSTFWYLNTAPQWQTFNGGNWNSLELSVRRFAASRRLDLDVYTGVHGQMTMEDIRGKQQPVYLHTDGVVMSAPKFYWKVIYDPLTKRGTAFVGLNDPFIRLPADDVYLCTDISEKIKWLNWRPRNIRLGISYACSVAELRKAVPVVPPLDVIGILM from the exons ATGTTGTTGATCACGTGCAAACGTTCCAGCTTAATCATGTTGGCGGTTATTCCGTTTCTTGCGTGTTACATCACTTGGACAATTGCAAACCCAATTAATCCCG ATGCTGGCTGTACGATCTCCACACAGTACAAAGTCGGCGATCTTAAGGAACCTCAACCGTTGCTCTTGAAACGGGATGGCAAGCGTGCGACCATCTGGTACCCGGATAACGATAATGGGACACTGAGAATATTCGCCGGTGGCTCCATTTATCTGGCATGCCCAGGCAAAGATAACTACCTCAAAAACCGAACTTGGGGCAACGAGGTCGAGGCAGTTTGCATAGAAGGTAAGGTGTTTGACGTGAATGGCGTTCGCCAGTATTTCTCGTCTCTAGTTTGCAAATCTCACCCCGAGCACCATGCTAAGTACACGAGCTCGCCACCTTGTCTCGGCAGACACAGCCCCATCGAGATCGGCTTCAACGTGAGCGGCACCTTCATCCGCACTATTGAATTATGCCGCGACGAGAAGACATATACAACGTACTACACGAAGTTCAAGATGACGAAAATGATCGGAAGCTATCAAAGGAGCTATCCCAG ACCGGGCAAGTTCCTAGcgggaaatttttattccggGATAGACGTAGACTATCTGTACAGATTCGAAACCCAGTTAGATACGCTCGCCAGAATCCTGAATTCGACCAAGTTGGCTGAGGAACGATTGAAGAAGTCGGTGCAGTTTCTCTCCCGCGGACATATGGTGGCCAAAGCGGACTTCGTCTATGGCGCCCAGCACAGGTCGACCTTTTGGTACTTGAACACCGCGCCTCAGTGGCAAACCTTTAACGGCGGTAATTGGAATTCTCTGGAGCTCAGCGTCAGACGCTTCGCCGCCAGCCGTCGTTTGGACCTCGACGTTTACACGGGGGTGCACGGTCAGATGACCATGGAAGACATTCGCGGCAAGCAGCAACCCGTATATCTGCACACCGACGGCGTGGTCATGTCCGCGCCCAAGTTCTATTGGAAAGTCATCTACGATCCATTGACCAAGCGGGGTACAGCGTTTGTGGGTCTCAACGATCCGTTTATCAGATTGCCCGCAGACGACGTGTACCTCTGCACCGATATCAGCGAGAAGATCAAGTGGCTAAACTGGAGACCGCGCAATATCAGACTTGGTATCTCTTACGCCTGCAGCGTCGCTGAACTGCGTAAGGCGGTGCCTGTTGTGCCGCCACTCGATGTGATCGGCATTCTAATGTGA